In a single window of the Zonotrichia leucophrys gambelii isolate GWCS_2022_RI chromosome 2, RI_Zleu_2.0, whole genome shotgun sequence genome:
- the RPL30 gene encoding large ribosomal subunit protein eL30, whose translation MVAAKKTKKSLESINSRLQLVMKSGKYVLGYKQTLKMIRQGKAKLVILANNCPALRKSEIEYYAMLAKTGVHHYSGNNIELGTACGKYYRVCTLAIIDPGDSDIIRSMPEQTSEK comes from the exons ATGGTGGCCGCCAAGAAGACG aaaaagtcCCTGGAGTCCATCAACTCCAGGCTTCAGCTGGTTATGAAAAGTGGCAAATATGTGCTTGGGTACAAACAAACTCTGAAAATGATTCGTCAGGGCAAAGCCAAGTTGGTCATCCTCGCCAACAACTGTCCTGCTTTGAG aaaatcAGAGATCGAGTACTACGCTATGCTTGCTAAGACTGGTGTCCATCATTATAGTGGGAACAACATTGAGTTGGGCACAGCGTGTGGAAAATACTACAGAGTGTGCACACTGGCCATCATTGACCCAG GTGACTCTGACATCATTAGAAGCATGCCAGAACAAACCAGTGAGAAGTAA